Below is a window of bacterium DNA.
CAGGTCGTGGACGGCGAGACCGTTGGGCTGAGGCGATGGCTGCATGGCGCTCGCCTGCAGCTTCCCTGCGCCCTCGCCTCCTGTCAACAGCGAAGCCGGCCCCTCGCTTGACGATCCCCCCGGCTCGACCTAGACTGGCGCGCTTCCCGCACCCGGCGGGAGCGGGCGCGGAAAGCGGGCCATGGCGACGAAGACACTGCTCATCCGCTTCGGCTCCCTGGGCGACCTCGCGCTCACCCTGCCGGCGCTCTGGGATCTCGCGGCGAGCGAGCCCCGGGGCGAGCGCCACTTCCTCGTCCTCGCGCCCTGGGCCTCGCTGCTCACGCCGCTGCCCGAACTCGAGCGCGTCTGGACCCTGCCCCGCGGGGCACGCTCCGCCGAACTGGCGGCGCTGGGGCGCGATCTCGCGGCCGAGGCCTACGATCGCGTCCTCGACTTCCACGGCAACCTGCGCGCCCGGCTCCTCAGGCGGCAGCTCGGCCGGCCGCCCGCGGGCTGGTGGCAGAGCCCGCGGCACGACCTGCGCCGGCGCCTGATGGTCGTCCGGCCCGGCTGGCCGGCGCTGCTCAGGCCGCGCGCTCCGCTGCCGCCGGTCTGGCAGCGGCATCGCGCGACCCTGCGCGCCGCCCTGGGCGAGACCTATCGTCCCGCGCCGCCAGCCGCGGCTCGCTATCCGCTGAGCCAGGCGCTGCGCGCGGCAGTGGACGCCGAGCTCGCGGCGCTCGGCCTCGCGCCCGGCGAGCGGCCGCTCGCGCTGGCCCCTGGCGCGGCCTGGCCCGCGAAGGTCTGGCCGCACGCGGCGGCGCTGGTCGAGCGCCTGTCCCCGCGCTGGCCCCTGCTCCTCGTCGGCGGCCCGGCCGAGCGGGACACCTGCGCCGCTCTCGCCGCCCTGGGCGCCGTCGACTACAGCGGCGACCGGCCGCTCTCCCAGGTCGCGGCCGCGCTCGGGCGCAGCCGCGCGCTCGTCGCCAGCGACAGCGGCCTCGGCCACCTCGCCGAGGCCGTGGGCACGCCCGTCCTCGACCTCTACGGGCCCACGGTGCCGGCCTTCGGCTTCGCGCCGCGCCTGGAGGCGAGCCGTGTGCTCGAGCGCCCCCTCGGCTGTCGGCCCTGCTCCCTGCACGGGGCGCGGCCCTGCCGCTTCGGCCACGGCAACTGCCTGGGCGAGCTCGGCGCCGACGCCGTGGTCGCCGAGCTGAGCGCGATGGGAGCCCTGGCGTGAGCGCGCTCCGGCTCTATCGCGCGCTCTCGCCGCTGCTCGCCGCGCTGGCCCCGCTGGCGGCGCCCTTCGCGCCGAAGCTGCGCGCCGGACTCGCCTGGCGGCGGAGCGCCGCGCCCGGGACGGCCGCGCTCGCCGCGCTCGCGGGGCGCCGGCCGCGCTTCTGGCTGCACGCGGCCAGCGCGGGCGAGCTCGAGCAAGCGCGGCCCCTGCTCGCTGGCCTGCGCGCGCGGCATCCGGAGGCGGCCCTGCTGCTGACTCAGGGCTCCGTCTCGGCGCGAGCGGCCGGCGCGCGCGTGACGGAAGCGGATCGCGTGCTCCCCCTGCCCCTG
It encodes the following:
- a CDS encoding glycosyltransferase family 9 protein, which codes for MATKTLLIRFGSLGDLALTLPALWDLAASEPRGERHFLVLAPWASLLTPLPELERVWTLPRGARSAELAALGRDLAAEAYDRVLDFHGNLRARLLRRQLGRPPAGWWQSPRHDLRRRLMVVRPGWPALLRPRAPLPPVWQRHRATLRAALGETYRPAPPAAARYPLSQALRAAVDAELAALGLAPGERPLALAPGAAWPAKVWPHAAALVERLSPRWPLLLVGGPAERDTCAALAALGAVDYSGDRPLSQVAAALGRSRALVASDSGLGHLAEAVGTPVLDLYGPTVPAFGFAPRLEASRVLERPLGCRPCSLHGARPCRFGHGNCLGELGADAVVAELSAMGALA